A single genomic interval of Xyrauchen texanus isolate HMW12.3.18 chromosome 40, RBS_HiC_50CHRs, whole genome shotgun sequence harbors:
- the LOC127633429 gene encoding zinc finger protein 438-like isoform X2, giving the protein MKTQEHRSSPLKSHTPSDARPQSQMKGLQFRSIAPKAPAMVPSSAVLSCQPPSALPEASTAVSPKSILVPARNYALMQVAGQEGTFSLVALPQTQQQQPIQKNLKLPIPRYQPMRCKGTPEKASCKTQSPAKVSATIQVRSSALKTEQSPDPSSEKLVMIDTASSEIFVAPMLPGSQTDQTVEQKGNEGPLNSLQYPSGASKTMLVTPVNNISPVKTPIESPASAGGAITVLSPTIFSKAVQIIPSPPKGKLPILPYAKVKSSLLAPSCLASTQFSERQTVSGANPPDNKVRIESKDPKTHLKKSQGKRRGRKRKTIEDILAFEARKKRSLSFFRRRVPEKPPASVSSASQEKLLDLSKKYRSIRPKPVLVMEATVPQLVPLPSLSTPENPDQELSVGKQISEKRSSATQSSQATDQMPFIDGEGGGALVYMESRPLHRCPTCSRKAYAHSGSLSTHMKLHHAESRPKKSLCCEFCEKSFGYVGVYFSHLREVHRVILTVEPSISQHEEKMPIEVSSEAEEQASEHVDPVELQIKCGRCQAVTPTFADMKLHLLYVHGEEVQVRLREGASRRGREAEDELVKHAAHYWRQLNEKRNLVHCGTCDEEFISFSKFKRHLHSHHQGARESREEEEERLVGKDDNVLKGLSKALMLRVGSHFNCILCSKVFNKKQEVMEHWGAQHNCENPTLLWDVLDFKGKNMHTDGPN; this is encoded by the exons GTGATGCACGGCCCCAGTCCCAGATGAAGGGTCTCCAGTTTCGCAGCATTGCCCCCAAAGCCCCTGCAATGGTTCCATCATCAGCAGTCCTGTCCTGCCAGCCTCCCTCAGCCCTTCCAGAAGCATCCACGGCTGTCAGCCCCAAATCCATCCTTGTTCCTGCCCGGAACTACGCCCTCATGCAAGTGGCAGGACAAGAGGGGACCTTCTCATTAGTGGCCTTACCTCAGACACAACAGCAACAGCCAATCCAGAAGAACCTTAAGCTGCCTATTCCAAGATATCAACCTATGAGATGCAAGGGCACTCCAGAGAAAGCCAGTTGCAAGACACAGAGTCCAGCCAAGGTTTCGGCAACAATACAGGTTCGATCATCTGCTTTAAAAACAGAGCAGAGTCCAGACCCATCATCTGAGAAGCTTGTTATGATTGACACTGCTTCATCTGAGATCTTTGTTGCACCCATGCTACCAGGTTCACAGACAGATCAAACAGTGGAACAAAAGGGTAACGAAGGTCCACTCAACAGCCTACAGTACCCTTCCGGAGCCTCCAAAACCATGCTTGTTACCCCTGTCAATAATATCTCACCGGTTAAAACCCCAATTGAGAGTCCAGCTTCAGCTGGCGGTGCTATCACAGTTCTCTCTCCCACTATCTTCAGCAAAGCTGTTCAGATCATTCCATCTCCACCCAAGGGAAAGCTGCCCATCCTACCCTATGCCAAGGTGAAGAGCTCCCTCCTGGCACCATCCTGCCTTGCCAGCACCCAGTTCTCAGAGAGGCAGACTGTAAGTGGAGCCAATCCTCCAGACAACAAAGTTAGAATTGAAAGCAAAGACCCTAAAACCCATTTGAAGAAGTCTCAAGGCAAAAGGCGAGGGAGGAAGAGGAAAACCATAGAGGATATTCTGGCCTTCGAGGCCCGAAAGAAAAGATCCTTGTCATTTTTCAGAAGGAGAGTACCCGAGAAACCTCCAGCTAGTGTGAGTTCTGCCTCCCAGGAGAAGTTGCTTGACCTATCAAAAAAGTATCGAAGTATTCGTCCCAAGCCAGTACTGGTAATGGAAGCCACTGTTCCACAACTTGTACCACTTCCTTCCTTGTCAACACCAGAGAACCCTGATCAGGAGCTCTCAGTAGGGAAGCAGATATCCGAAAAACGATCAAGTGCTACCCAGTCTTCTCAAGCCACTGATCAGATGCCTTTTATAGATGGTGAAGGTGGTGGAGCATTGGTTTACATGGAAAGTCGTCCACTACATCGCTGTCCTACCTGCAGCAG GAAAGCTTACGCTCACTCTGGCAGTCTGAGCACTCATATGAAGCTGCACCATGCAGAAAGCAGACCCAAGAAGAGCCTTTGCTGTGAGTTCTGCGAGAAGTCGTTTGGCTATGTCGGTGTCTACTTCAGCCACTTGAGAGAGGTGCACAGAGTCATACTCACTGTGGAGCCATCCATCAGTCAACACGAGGAAAAAATGCCTATAGAAGT ATCTTCAGAGGCTGAAGAACAGGCCTCAGAACATGTTGACCCTGTAGAGCTACAGATTAAATGTGGTCGCTGCCAGGCCGTCACACCTACATTTGCTGACATGAAGCTGCACTTGCTGTATGTGCATGGTGAAGAGGTCCAGGTGCGACTAAGAGAAGGGGCCTCGCGCAGAGGTCGCGAAGCAGAAGATGAGCTGGTCAAACATGCGGCACATTATTGGAGACAGCTTAATGAGAAACGCAACCTAGTGCACTGCGGCACCTGTGACGAAGAATTTATCTCCTTTTCCAAGTTTAAACGTCACCTCCACTCTCACCATCAAGGAGCCAGAGAGAGTcgagaagaggaagaggaaaggTTAGTAGGGAAGGACGACAATGTATTAAAGGGTTTGAGTAAAGCTTTAATGTTGAGGGTGGGGTCCCACTTTAACTGCATCCTTTGCAGTAAGGTGTTCAACAAGAAACAGGAAGTTATGGAGCATTGGGGAGCACAGCACAATTGTGAAAACCCCACCCTTCTGTGGGACGTCCTGGACTTTAAGGGGAAGAACATGCATACTGATGGGCCAAATTAA
- the LOC127633429 gene encoding zinc finger protein 438-like isoform X1, with translation MKTQEHRSSPLKSHTPSDARPQSQMKGLQFRSIAPKAPAMVPSSAVLSCQPPSALPEASTAVSPKSILVPARNYALMQVAGQEGTFSLVALPQTQQQQPIQKNLKLPIPRYQPMRCKGTPEKASCKTQSPAKVSATIQVRSSALKTEQSPDPSSEKLVMIDTASSEIFVAPMLPGSQTDQTVEQKGNEGPLNSLQYPSGASKTMLVTPVNNISPVKTPIESPASAGGAITVLSPTIFSKAVQIIPSPPKGKLPILPYAKVKSSLLAPSCLASTQFSERQTVSGANPPDNKVRIESKDPKTHLKKSQGKRRGRKRKTIEDILAFEARKKRSLSFFRRRVPEKPPASVSSASQEKLLDLSKKYRSIRPKPVLVMEATVPQLVPLPSLSTPENPDQELSVGKQISEKRSSATQSSQATDQMPFIDGEGGGALVYMESRPLHRCPTCSRCFQFKHHLQSHMNSHSNIRPYVCPVCRKAYAHSGSLSTHMKLHHAESRPKKSLCCEFCEKSFGYVGVYFSHLREVHRVILTVEPSISQHEEKMPIEVSSEAEEQASEHVDPVELQIKCGRCQAVTPTFADMKLHLLYVHGEEVQVRLREGASRRGREAEDELVKHAAHYWRQLNEKRNLVHCGTCDEEFISFSKFKRHLHSHHQGARESREEEEERLVGKDDNVLKGLSKALMLRVGSHFNCILCSKVFNKKQEVMEHWGAQHNCENPTLLWDVLDFKGKNMHTDGPN, from the exons GTGATGCACGGCCCCAGTCCCAGATGAAGGGTCTCCAGTTTCGCAGCATTGCCCCCAAAGCCCCTGCAATGGTTCCATCATCAGCAGTCCTGTCCTGCCAGCCTCCCTCAGCCCTTCCAGAAGCATCCACGGCTGTCAGCCCCAAATCCATCCTTGTTCCTGCCCGGAACTACGCCCTCATGCAAGTGGCAGGACAAGAGGGGACCTTCTCATTAGTGGCCTTACCTCAGACACAACAGCAACAGCCAATCCAGAAGAACCTTAAGCTGCCTATTCCAAGATATCAACCTATGAGATGCAAGGGCACTCCAGAGAAAGCCAGTTGCAAGACACAGAGTCCAGCCAAGGTTTCGGCAACAATACAGGTTCGATCATCTGCTTTAAAAACAGAGCAGAGTCCAGACCCATCATCTGAGAAGCTTGTTATGATTGACACTGCTTCATCTGAGATCTTTGTTGCACCCATGCTACCAGGTTCACAGACAGATCAAACAGTGGAACAAAAGGGTAACGAAGGTCCACTCAACAGCCTACAGTACCCTTCCGGAGCCTCCAAAACCATGCTTGTTACCCCTGTCAATAATATCTCACCGGTTAAAACCCCAATTGAGAGTCCAGCTTCAGCTGGCGGTGCTATCACAGTTCTCTCTCCCACTATCTTCAGCAAAGCTGTTCAGATCATTCCATCTCCACCCAAGGGAAAGCTGCCCATCCTACCCTATGCCAAGGTGAAGAGCTCCCTCCTGGCACCATCCTGCCTTGCCAGCACCCAGTTCTCAGAGAGGCAGACTGTAAGTGGAGCCAATCCTCCAGACAACAAAGTTAGAATTGAAAGCAAAGACCCTAAAACCCATTTGAAGAAGTCTCAAGGCAAAAGGCGAGGGAGGAAGAGGAAAACCATAGAGGATATTCTGGCCTTCGAGGCCCGAAAGAAAAGATCCTTGTCATTTTTCAGAAGGAGAGTACCCGAGAAACCTCCAGCTAGTGTGAGTTCTGCCTCCCAGGAGAAGTTGCTTGACCTATCAAAAAAGTATCGAAGTATTCGTCCCAAGCCAGTACTGGTAATGGAAGCCACTGTTCCACAACTTGTACCACTTCCTTCCTTGTCAACACCAGAGAACCCTGATCAGGAGCTCTCAGTAGGGAAGCAGATATCCGAAAAACGATCAAGTGCTACCCAGTCTTCTCAAGCCACTGATCAGATGCCTTTTATAGATGGTGAAGGTGGTGGAGCATTGGTTTACATGGAAAGTCGTCCACTACATCGCTGTCCTACCTGCAGCAGGTGTTTCCAGTTCAAGCATCACTTGCAAAGTCACATGAACAGCCACAGTAACATACGGCCTTATGTCTGCCCTGTGTGCAGGAAAGCTTACGCTCACTCTGGCAGTCTGAGCACTCATATGAAGCTGCACCATGCAGAAAGCAGACCCAAGAAGAGCCTTTGCTGTGAGTTCTGCGAGAAGTCGTTTGGCTATGTCGGTGTCTACTTCAGCCACTTGAGAGAGGTGCACAGAGTCATACTCACTGTGGAGCCATCCATCAGTCAACACGAGGAAAAAATGCCTATAGAAGT ATCTTCAGAGGCTGAAGAACAGGCCTCAGAACATGTTGACCCTGTAGAGCTACAGATTAAATGTGGTCGCTGCCAGGCCGTCACACCTACATTTGCTGACATGAAGCTGCACTTGCTGTATGTGCATGGTGAAGAGGTCCAGGTGCGACTAAGAGAAGGGGCCTCGCGCAGAGGTCGCGAAGCAGAAGATGAGCTGGTCAAACATGCGGCACATTATTGGAGACAGCTTAATGAGAAACGCAACCTAGTGCACTGCGGCACCTGTGACGAAGAATTTATCTCCTTTTCCAAGTTTAAACGTCACCTCCACTCTCACCATCAAGGAGCCAGAGAGAGTcgagaagaggaagaggaaaggTTAGTAGGGAAGGACGACAATGTATTAAAGGGTTTGAGTAAAGCTTTAATGTTGAGGGTGGGGTCCCACTTTAACTGCATCCTTTGCAGTAAGGTGTTCAACAAGAAACAGGAAGTTATGGAGCATTGGGGAGCACAGCACAATTGTGAAAACCCCACCCTTCTGTGGGACGTCCTGGACTTTAAGGGGAAGAACATGCATACTGATGGGCCAAATTAA